In Leptodactylus fuscus isolate aLepFus1 chromosome 2, aLepFus1.hap2, whole genome shotgun sequence, one genomic interval encodes:
- the NDC80 gene encoding kinetochore protein NDC80 homolog encodes MRRSSVTNRQSLLPLRVQDTNRMGLTTPQTKDRLGKLSMSKPHSGTSERKTSFFGRRTSSTRNSQYGAFGASEKIKDPRPLHDKSFIQQCIRQLCEFLNENGYSQNLTVKSLQGPSTKDFLKIFAFIYSFICPSYEIPDSKFEEEIPRVFKELGYPFALSKSSMYTVGAPHTWPQIVAALVWLIDCIKVSCLLKRDDHVFEEPQMSETSEDGIDFNQIFLDYTIKCYEQFMEGRDTFEECDAEVYSRLKDTYAVEESQVESLQAEARRLMEEIERLEKDKEREPDRLASMRKLKVSLQADIQKYQNYLTEVESHSTLLDQRVSSLSEELEATELECEAIKQENVRLKNILDNQKYSVADIERIKYEENELQETISKLTKELDEDKQHLWSEELKYAKIKESVETQVSEFHKVARKVRLIPSTAENAEGYDYQIECNMDSEQSGLNRCRNKINLPLLKFLTKTEGQITSNTNKKMEAEDMVEQLNSLIGEKKNDIKSHKEEAHKLEELCVQKVEEADEEEKRWTAEIESLEKHRHLLESGVNKSLDEALKDLQKVQQELQLVEHRTEEEMRQVENKLVRVMTAVASHMGAIEKHLEEKRLKTEREYEEFNREDLLLDLRELLAKYKEKAKVLRNRPDK; translated from the exons ATGCGGAGAAGCTCAGTCACTAACAGGCAGTCCCTGCTGCCGCTGCGGGTCCAGGATACCAACCGGATGGGTCTGACCACCCCCCAGAC TAAGGATCGACTGGGCAAACTAAGTATGAGCAAACCGCACTCCGGCACATCAGAGCGGAAGACCAGCTTTTTCGGGAGAAG GACCAGCAGTACCAGAAACAGTCAGTATGGAGCGTTTGGTGCCTCTGAGAAGATTAAGGACCCCCGACCGCTACATGATAAATCTTTCATCCAGCAGTGTATCCGGCAGCTGTGCGAG TTTCTCAATGAAAATGGCTACTCTCAGAACCTGACAGTGAAGTCCTTACAAGGCCCCTCCACTAAGGATTTCCTCAAGATCTTCGCCTTTATCTAcagcttcatctgccccagctatgAAATCCCAGACTCCAAGTTTGAGGAGGAAATTCCCCGAGTGTTCAAAGAGCTGGG GTATCCCTTCGCCTTGTCCAAAAGCTCCATGTATACAGTCGGTGCCCCCCACACGTGGCCGCAGATAGTGGCAGCTCTGGTCTGGTTGATCGACTGTATTAAG GTGTCCTGTTTGCTGAAGAGAGACGACCACGTGTTCGAGGAGCCACAAATGTCTGAAACCAGTGAGGACGGAATAGACTTTAACCAG ATATTCTTGGATTACACCATCAAGTGTTATGAGCAGTTCATGGAAGGTCGGGACACTTTTGAGGAGTGTGACGCAGAGGTGTACTCCCGACTCA AGGACACATACGCCGTGGAGGAGTCTCAGGTAGAGTCACTGCAGGCCGAGGCCAGGAGACTGATGGAGGAGATAGAGCGACTGGAGAAGGACAAAGAGAGGGAACCG GACCGTTTGGCCTCCATGAGAAAGCTGAAGGTTTCCCTCCAGGCCGACATCCAGAAGTACCAGAATTACCTGACGGAGGTGGAGTCTCACTCCACACTACTGGACCAGCGAGTCAGCAGCCTGAGCGAGGAGCTGGAGGCCACAG AGCTGGAATGTGAAGCCATTAAACAGGAGAACGTGCGGCTCAAGAACATCCTAGACAACCAGAAGTACTCGGTGGCTGACATCGAGAGGATCAAGTACGAAGAGAATGAGCTGCAGGAGACCATCAGCAAGCTGACCAAAGAGCTGGACGAGGACAAGCAGCACCTGTGGAGCGAGGAGCTGAAGTACGCCAAGATCAAGGAATCG GTGGAGACACAGGTGTCGGAGTTCCACAAAGTAGCGCGGAAAGTGCGGCTGATTCCATCCACAGCAGAAAACGCCGAGGGATACGACTACCAGATCGAGTGCAACATGGACAGCGAGCAGAGCGGCCTAAACCGCTGCCGCAACAAGATCAAC CTCCCCCTGCTGAAATTCCTGACAAAAACTGAAGGACAGATCACTAGCAATACTAACAAGAAGATGGAAGCAGAAGACATGGTGGAACAG ttAAACTCATTGATTGGAGAGAAGAAAAACGACATCAAGAGTCACAAAGAAGAAGCTCATAAGCTGGAGGAGCTGTGTGTCCAGAAAGTGGAG GAGGCAGACGAGGAGGAGAAGCGATGGACGGCAGAGATCGAGTCGTTGGAGAAACATCGCCACCTGCTGGAGTCCGGGGTCAACAAGAGTCTGGATGAAGCCTTGAAGGATCTCCAGAAGGTTCAGCAGGA GCTGCAGCTGGTGGAGCATCGGACTgaagaggagatgagacaggtgGAGAATAAGCTGGTGCGAGTGATGACTGCTGTGGCCTCCCACATGGGAGCGATCGAG AAACACCTTGAGGAGAAGCGGCTGAAGACAGAGCGCGAGTACGAGGAATTCAACCGCGAGGACCTGCTGCTCGACCTCCGGGAATTGTTGGCAAAATACAAGGAGAAGGCCAAAGTCTTAAGGAACCGGCCCGATAAATAG
- the TAF13 gene encoding transcription initiation factor TFIID subunit 13 — MADEDEDQTFEEENDDLAGGAEGGPGRRKRLFSKELRCMMYGFGDDQNPYTESVDILEDLVIEFITEMTHKAMSIGRQGRVQVEDIVFLIRKDPRKFARVKDLLTMNEELKRARKAFDEANYGS, encoded by the exons ATGGCGGACGAGGATGAAGATCAGACG tttGAGGAGGAGAATGACGACCTGGCGGGCGGCGCGGAGGGCGGCCCTGGGCGGAGGAAGCGGCTGTTCTCTAAAGAGC TCCGGTGTATGATGTACGGCTTTGGGGACGATCAGAACCCATATACAGAATCTGTGGACATCCtggaagatctggtgattgaGTTCATTACAGAGATG ACTCACAAGGCCATGTCTATCGGGCGCCAGGGCCGGGTGCAGGTAGAGGACATCGTCTTCCTGATACGGAAGGACCCGCGCAAGTTTGCCAGAGTGAAGGACCTGCTGACCATGAACGAGGAGCTGAAGAGAGCCAGGAAGGCCTTCGACGAAGCCAACTATGGCTCCTAG